The Altererythrobacter sp. CAU 1644 genome has a window encoding:
- the ubiB gene encoding 2-polyprenylphenol 6-hydroxylase, which yields MTRPSTHIFRLLKWGRTMGRHGALQGIERDPNTPPPVKRLARIARLGTFPPRVPDYAGAFQDIGPAAIKLGQTLATRPDLVGEEAARNLLHLQDSLPPVPFKQIEAVIEASFGQPIDALFASIDPEPVGAASIAQVHRGVTTEGREVAIKVLRPGIRERFERDIQTYEWAAAHVEAMGGEAARLRPRLTIANFKRWTNRELDLRREAASASELAEAMKGIEGYRIPDIDWDRTNGRVMTVEWVDGVKISKIEELQARGHDLPQLASRLVIAFLTQAISAGFFHADMHQGNLFVEDDGTIVAIDFGIMGRIDRRARAWLAEILYGLTTGNYRRVAEIHFEAQYVPSYHSVDEFATALRAVGEPMRGKPVSELSVGQMLDGLFAITRDFDMQTQPHLLLLQKTMVMVEGIATQLNPKINMWEVSAPYVRSWIRDELGPEAALADRIRTDTETLLRLPDLIRRIEDRFPPKGGAPEPPPLPDIELMWERRERQGRGWLGYVLAAAIGAGAVAGALSLGWIG from the coding sequence GTGACGCGGCCAAGTACCCATATCTTTCGGCTCCTCAAATGGGGCCGCACGATGGGCCGCCACGGCGCGCTCCAGGGGATCGAACGCGATCCCAACACGCCGCCGCCGGTCAAGCGGCTGGCGCGGATTGCGCGGCTCGGGACGTTCCCGCCGCGCGTGCCCGACTATGCCGGGGCATTCCAGGATATCGGCCCGGCTGCGATCAAGCTCGGCCAGACGCTGGCCACGCGTCCTGACCTCGTCGGCGAGGAAGCGGCGCGCAATCTCCTCCACTTGCAGGACAGCCTGCCGCCCGTTCCGTTCAAACAGATCGAGGCGGTGATCGAGGCGAGCTTCGGCCAGCCGATCGACGCACTTTTCGCTTCGATCGATCCCGAACCGGTCGGTGCGGCCTCGATCGCGCAGGTCCACCGCGGGGTGACGACCGAGGGCCGCGAGGTCGCGATCAAGGTGCTGCGTCCGGGCATTCGCGAGCGGTTCGAGCGCGATATCCAGACCTATGAATGGGCGGCGGCGCATGTCGAGGCAATGGGCGGCGAGGCCGCGCGCCTGCGTCCCCGCCTCACCATTGCCAATTTCAAGCGCTGGACCAACCGCGAGCTCGACTTGCGGCGCGAAGCGGCCTCGGCCTCCGAGCTGGCCGAGGCGATGAAGGGGATCGAGGGTTACCGCATTCCCGACATCGATTGGGATCGCACCAATGGCCGCGTGATGACGGTCGAATGGGTCGACGGGGTCAAGATCAGCAAGATCGAGGAGCTGCAGGCACGCGGCCACGACCTGCCGCAGCTTGCCTCGCGACTTGTCATCGCCTTCCTCACCCAGGCGATCAGCGCTGGCTTCTTCCATGCCGACATGCACCAGGGGAACCTGTTCGTCGAAGACGACGGCACCATCGTCGCGATCGATTTCGGCATCATGGGGCGGATCGACCGGCGCGCACGGGCGTGGCTGGCCGAGATCCTCTACGGCCTGACAACCGGCAACTACCGCCGCGTCGCCGAAATCCATTTCGAGGCGCAGTACGTGCCGAGCTATCACTCGGTCGACGAGTTCGCGACCGCGCTGCGCGCAGTGGGCGAGCCGATGCGCGGCAAGCCGGTGAGCGAGCTTTCGGTCGGGCAGATGCTCGACGGGCTGTTCGCGATCACGCGCGACTTCGACATGCAGACCCAGCCGCATTTGCTGCTGCTGCAGAAAACCATGGTGATGGTCGAAGGCATTGCCACCCAGCTCAATCCCAAGATCAACATGTGGGAGGTCAGCGCGCCCTATGTGCGCAGCTGGATCCGCGACGAGCTGGGGCCGGAAGCGGCGCTGGCAGACCGCATCCGTACCGATACCGAAACACTGCTGCGTCTGCCTGACTTGATCCGCCGGATCGAGGATCGCTTCCCGCCCAAGGGCGGTGCGCCCGAGCCGCCGCCGCTGCCCGATATCGAACTGATGTGGGAGCGGCGCGAGCGGCAAGGTCGCGGATGGCTCGGTTATGTGCTCGCTGCCGCGATCGGTGCAGGAGCGGTCGCCGGGGCGCTATCGCTGGGCTGGATCGGCTAG
- a CDS encoding DUF4345 family protein, translating to MAVVLRALLFLGGLFFVLMGIGFLFDPVGSGADFGIAPNGTLGLASIRADMTAFFIVAGGCLIWGGWARKGDPLLVTAALMGIAIIGRLLTLFVDGPHDDWFLPIIVESVTVILALIGSRVLPHTALMGDAD from the coding sequence ATGGCTGTCGTCCTGCGCGCATTATTGTTCCTCGGCGGGCTGTTTTTCGTCCTCATGGGGATCGGATTCCTGTTCGATCCGGTGGGATCAGGGGCCGATTTCGGCATCGCGCCGAATGGCACGCTGGGTCTAGCCTCGATCCGGGCCGACATGACCGCCTTCTTCATCGTCGCGGGCGGCTGCCTGATCTGGGGCGGCTGGGCGCGCAAGGGCGATCCCTTGCTGGTCACCGCCGCGCTGATGGGGATTGCGATCATCGGGCGCTTGCTGACCCTGTTCGTCGACGGACCGCATGACGACTGGTTTCTTCCGATCATCGTCGAGTCGGTGACGGTGATCCTGGCGCTGATCGGCAGCCGGGTGTTGCCGCACACTGCGCTGATGGGCGATGCCGACTAG